In Candidatus Neomarinimicrobiota bacterium, the genomic window GGGTAGTGGAAGGACAGCTGAAGCCACGTGAGATGATGCGGTTTATGGCCAGTAAGGATGAATATGAAGTAGCCGAACTGGGATATTTCAAACTTAAGAAAGTTAAAGGAAAGCTCCTGAAAGCTGGTGATGTGGGCTACATCATCGCCAATATCAAAGATATCAGCCAGATCAAGGTTGGCGATACTATTACAACTGCGAAGGATGGTGCCAACGAAGCCCTGTCAGGCTACCGCGAAGTCAAACCGATGGTCTATTCCGGCGTATATCCCATCCTTTCTGACGACTATTCCAACTTGAGAAATGCCCTTGAAAAATTAAACCTGAATGATGCGGCACTTACCTGGGAACCGGAAACATCAGGAGCCCTCGGCTTCGGATTCAGGGTTGGCTATTTGGGTTTACTCCATATGGAGATCGTTCAGGAGCGCCTTGAACGTGAATTTGCAATTGAACTCATCACAACTCAGCCCAACGTTAAATTTCAGGTCAACCGTAAAGACGGCTCCCAGGTTATGGTTGACAAACCAAGTGATCTTCCAGAGCCTGGTGATATTGACAGTATTCATGAGCCTTATGTAGCTGCAGAAGTCCTAACTCCGCCTACCTACATTGGCAACCTGATGAAACTGATCATTGACAAACGAGGTATCTACAAATCAACCCATTACCTGGATGAGTCCAAGGTCCAGATCTACTTTGAGATTCCCCTGTCTGAGATAATATTTGATTTCTATGATATTTTGAAGAGCACCTCACGAGGGTATGCGTCTTTTGACTACGAGACCATCGATTTTCGGAAAGGGGATCTGGTAAAACTGGATATTCTGATTTCATCCGAACGGGTGGATGCGCTATCACAGATCGTTCACAGGGAAAAAGCCTTTGACCATGCCCGCAGACTCTGTGCAAAATTAAAAGAATTGATTCCAAGACAACAATTTGAAGTTCCTATCCAAGGTTCTGTTGGCCAGAAGATTATTGCCCGGGAAACCGTTAAAGCTCTGCGTAAAAATGTCACCGCCAAATGCTACGGGGGCGACATCAGCCGCAAGAGAAAGCTACTGGAAAAGCAGAAGGCCGGTAAAAAACGCATGAAACAGGTCGGACGGGTCGAAGTGCCTCAGGAAGCCTTCCTGGCAGTCCTGAAATTAAATGATTGACGGATCCTGAATTACAAAATCCCACTGGGTGAGCCCGTGAAGGGTTGTTTTGCAATTTCCGGTCAATTCACGCAAAATATTAAGTGTCGCTCATGGCAAAAACGATATCTCCTTTCAATCATTACTTGAATAGTTCCAAAACTATCCATTATGGGTTGATCCTGACGCTACCGCTTCTGGCTATTTATGAGTTTGGCATCCATGTGCTGTTTCATGAAAACTTTTTTGAACTACGCAATAGTGGTGAGATCCTGCTGCGCAGCTTATTTGAATACTTTGGTTTAACAGAACCGACCATCATTTCAGGTATTTTAGTGGGAATCTTTTTGCTGGTGATGGTCCGCGGTTACAG contains:
- the lepA gene encoding translation elongation factor 4, producing MLRTEIRNFCIIAHIDHGKSTLADRLLEETHTISQKQMMDQVLDDMDLERERGITIKSHPIQVKYTARDGMDYMLNLIDTPGHVDFSYEVSRSLEACEGALLLVDAAQGVEAQTVSNAMLAVESGLEIIPIINKIDLQAAQIDNVKTQIVDLLGCDEDEIIQASAKADIGIQEILEAVIERIPAPTGNVDAPLRALVFDSTYDSYRGAIAYVRVVEGQLKPREMMRFMASKDEYEVAELGYFKLKKVKGKLLKAGDVGYIIANIKDISQIKVGDTITTAKDGANEALSGYREVKPMVYSGVYPILSDDYSNLRNALEKLNLNDAALTWEPETSGALGFGFRVGYLGLLHMEIVQERLEREFAIELITTQPNVKFQVNRKDGSQVMVDKPSDLPEPGDIDSIHEPYVAAEVLTPPTYIGNLMKLIIDKRGIYKSTHYLDESKVQIYFEIPLSEIIFDFYDILKSTSRGYASFDYETIDFRKGDLVKLDILISSERVDALSQIVHREKAFDHARRLCAKLKELIPRQQFEVPIQGSVGQKIIARETVKALRKNVTAKCYGGDISRKRKLLEKQKAGKKRMKQVGRVEVPQEAFLAVLKLND